A portion of the Pedobacter cryoconitis genome contains these proteins:
- a CDS encoding helix-turn-helix transcriptional regulator: protein MINSWRNLCLDNITFTSGDNFTHSFPFHFHEEYTVGVAVNGIQKFYFEGKSCFVEPHSIFLIKPYMMHSHHPIADLGWSFKSFYLSNDLMEYLLKETGMRRISDYPLVIKDQTLFKQYIRLYAAKLLPDEAVLADFIRQLLSKATQNPDRHKPGPPEEIAAVKRYLSEQFNQKLRLENIADIHRIDKYQLIRKFKQHLGVTPNTYLTILRIEKARKMINEGYSIVGAALEAGFYDQSHFHHSFLYYTGVTPGNFNKQH from the coding sequence ATGATCAACAGTTGGAGAAATTTGTGTTTAGATAATATCACCTTTACCAGTGGTGACAATTTTACGCATAGTTTTCCTTTTCATTTTCATGAAGAATATACGGTTGGTGTAGCTGTTAATGGAATTCAGAAGTTTTATTTTGAAGGTAAAAGTTGTTTTGTTGAACCTCACTCCATTTTCCTGATTAAACCGTATATGATGCATTCCCATCATCCGATAGCAGATCTGGGTTGGAGTTTTAAAAGTTTTTACCTCAGCAATGATCTGATGGAGTACTTGCTAAAGGAAACCGGAATGAGAAGGATAAGTGATTATCCACTGGTTATTAAAGATCAGACTTTATTTAAACAATATATTCGTCTTTATGCGGCTAAGTTATTACCGGACGAAGCAGTTCTAGCAGATTTTATTCGGCAATTGTTAAGCAAAGCTACTCAAAATCCCGATCGTCATAAGCCTGGCCCTCCCGAAGAAATTGCAGCTGTGAAAAGGTATTTATCGGAACAGTTTAATCAAAAACTTCGTCTGGAAAATATAGCTGATATTCATCGGATAGATAAATATCAACTGATCAGAAAGTTCAAACAACATTTAGGAGTAACTCCAAATACTTACTTAACTATCCTGAGAATTGAAAAAGCAAGAAAAATGATCAATGAAGGATATTCTATTGTTGGAGCAGCCCTGGAAGCAGGATTTTATGATCAAAGCCATTTTCACCATAGTTTTTTATACTATACAGGTGTTACACCAGGCAACTTCAACAAGCAGCACTAA
- a CDS encoding cupin domain-containing protein, giving the protein MKKIDIKQIVTLPAPEKYINGIVWISSLINESSIGCTLSAVTFEPGAITHWHKHPTVQILIAESGIGYVQKRNEVKQLMQPGDLVIIYPGEEHWHGATSQSMFSHLAIQMEKDEGVIISKVTDEEYCSPL; this is encoded by the coding sequence ATGAAAAAGATAGATATCAAGCAAATTGTCACCTTACCAGCCCCTGAAAAATATATTAATGGAATCGTATGGATCAGTAGTCTGATAAATGAATCCAGCATAGGCTGCACTTTATCCGCTGTCACATTTGAACCAGGAGCTATAACTCACTGGCATAAGCATCCTACAGTACAAATCTTAATAGCTGAAAGCGGCATTGGATATGTTCAGAAACGAAATGAGGTAAAGCAATTGATGCAACCAGGCGATCTGGTTATTATTTATCCCGGTGAAGAACATTGGCATGGTGCAACGTCGCAAAGTATGTTCTCTCACCTGGCAATACAGATGGAAAAAGATGAGGGAGTAATTATAAGTAAAGTGACTGATGAAGAGTATTGCTCTCCGCTTTGA
- a CDS encoding tautomerase family protein has protein sequence MPFVNIYLPENYSRGLKEKISYSVHESLIEIFSIPVNDYFQVIHPVSPENLIFPESYLDISHLSDLIYIQIICGSGRTVEMKKSLYAVIVQKISLRTHISANDIIIVLNETPFENWSFGLGKAQMIK, from the coding sequence ATGCCGTTTGTGAATATTTACTTACCTGAGAATTACTCCAGGGGATTGAAAGAAAAAATATCTTATTCAGTACATGAAAGCCTGATTGAAATATTCAGCATTCCTGTAAATGATTACTTTCAAGTTATACATCCAGTATCACCTGAAAATCTGATATTTCCTGAATCCTATCTGGATATCTCACACCTTTCTGATCTGATATATATTCAGATTATCTGTGGTTCAGGTCGTACTGTAGAAATGAAAAAATCACTTTATGCTGTTATTGTACAGAAAATTAGTTTAAGAACCCATATTTCAGCAAATGATATCATCATAGTTTTAAATGAAACTCCATTTGAAAATTGGTCATTCGGGCTGGGCAAAGCGCAAATGATAAAATAA
- a CDS encoding PepSY-associated TM helix domain-containing protein, which yields MKKILIFIHLWIGLLSGVVVIILGLTGCVLVFVEEIRPFVYADRLEVRPVSENRLSMQDMVQKAKGIWGKDKPVSALEISNAPGKTWQFRSYREDTNQGYWYWNEKKFYESLFLDPYTGQLVLHEQSEFEFFRVILYLHWSLLLKTQLGQPIVGVVTLLYVLSLLTGLYLWWPKNKKARRVRFWFKWKANSGLKRKNYDLHNILGFYAFSVGLVIAFTGMVWAFPVLDRGLQHLLDTGEHSIKKTIVSVHAVQKALDNKGLDFIYADIKKKYPEAKAYHFYFPTDTSSKVTVLARYEPTLKTVVMQYNMLSGQLLKTSTFEDKSNGEKFSSMNYDIHTGSILGLPGKILAFMGSLISASLPLTGFLIWYNKKWGKRKVACNQRLPVL from the coding sequence TTGAAAAAAATATTAATTTTTATCCATTTGTGGATCGGGCTTTTATCAGGAGTAGTCGTTATTATATTAGGCTTGACTGGTTGTGTCCTCGTTTTTGTAGAGGAGATCAGACCTTTTGTTTATGCAGACAGGTTGGAGGTGAGGCCGGTTTCTGAGAACCGGCTATCTATGCAGGATATGGTGCAAAAGGCAAAGGGTATATGGGGTAAAGATAAACCTGTATCGGCTTTGGAGATTAGTAATGCTCCCGGTAAGACTTGGCAATTCAGGTCTTACCGGGAGGATACGAATCAGGGGTACTGGTATTGGAATGAAAAGAAGTTTTATGAATCATTATTCTTGGATCCTTATACGGGACAGTTAGTCTTGCATGAGCAATCGGAATTTGAATTTTTTCGTGTCATATTGTATTTACATTGGAGCTTGTTGTTAAAAACACAACTGGGGCAACCGATTGTTGGTGTGGTGACCTTGTTGTATGTACTTTCACTATTGACGGGACTTTATTTATGGTGGCCAAAAAATAAAAAGGCAAGACGTGTTCGTTTTTGGTTTAAATGGAAGGCGAATAGTGGTTTAAAACGCAAGAACTATGACCTTCATAATATTCTTGGTTTCTATGCTTTTAGTGTGGGGCTGGTGATTGCCTTTACTGGAATGGTTTGGGCATTTCCGGTGCTGGACCGCGGATTACAGCATTTATTAGATACAGGTGAGCATTCCATAAAGAAGACCATAGTATCAGTACATGCTGTTCAGAAAGCCTTGGACAATAAAGGTCTGGACTTTATTTACGCGGATATAAAAAAGAAATATCCGGAAGCTAAAGCTTATCACTTTTATTTTCCAACTGATACATCGTCTAAAGTGACTGTACTTGCGCGCTACGAGCCAACTTTAAAAACGGTTGTTATGCAATACAATATGCTTTCTGGTCAATTACTAAAAACCAGTACTTTTGAAGATAAGAGTAATGGGGAGAAATTCAGTTCTATGAATTACGACATTCACACGGGAAGTATTCTGGGGTTGCCTGGTAAAATACTTGCCTTTATGGGATCACTGATCTCTGCTTCTCTACCATTAACTGGTTTTTTGATCTGGTACAATAAAAAATGGGGTAAAAGGAAGGTAGCCTGCAATCAAAGGCTTCCAGTTTTGTAA
- a CDS encoding TonB-dependent siderophore receptor, producing MSKTILLLTLTIFISLSASAQSTILKKRINLQVNNVSISQALEEIETKVGCNFIYSPDLLDVNRKISLSNQNATLEDILQEIFPNEIRRIEVKGNQINLQPSKGKGTIMGKVLTSDGLPAAYVNVDIDNRKVQADENGHFSFTNVEVGTYKVSAKYVGLKGQEQEVTVASNEIVKISFTLYEDMRALQEVVVNGERVNRFANKTTEYVSRLPLTNLENPQVYSVVTKQLMQEQVTVTVADALRNAGGAVAVTNPSGGVSAYFRGFGTGINARNGMESTSDRSAVDLANIERIEVMKGPSGTLFGASVSSFGGVVNVVTKKPIEAKRTEVSYTTGSFGLNRLTIDVNTPLDKEKKVLFRVNAASNRERSFLDYGFNNTFLFAPSITYHVNEKLTLNVDAELLQVHNTQPMNYVFRSADIKQPSDLLLDYRKTLFHDNVDVKNYATRVFAEAVYKLSANFKSTTLFSFVSENVDHSYQRLVIWSSPSMATRASYVYGPVYNGYTNIQQNFNGKVKTGGLTHNLLIGANYRHYTSSFLFADIQTIDKIDVTKPFKPIVSQQIDKLVSFEPFPSPTQQTASVYASDMINVLPRLSAMLSLRVDHYKRQAVEGDEDGFKQTSFAPKFGLVYELIPKSLSLFANYMSGFQNVSPVSQPNGTRQVLDPLFATQAEGGIKAELFEKKLSFTASYYRINIDNATRMNEELFTIQDGKQLSKGVDLELITQPLPGLNILAGYAYNDNRIVRAALDAKIDGNKAGNAPENVANFWASYTFQNQLKGLGFGAGMNYVDKMYKASDNQFFIPSYTLANAVVFYNRQAWGIQVKANNIFNKKYWDSWANSQAPANLAVNLSFRF from the coding sequence GTGTCGAAAACAATTCTTTTACTCACTTTAACTATTTTTATCTCGCTTTCAGCCAGTGCACAATCAACTATACTAAAAAAACGTATCAATCTTCAGGTTAATAATGTCAGTATCTCCCAAGCTTTGGAAGAAATAGAAACTAAGGTAGGATGCAACTTTATTTACAGTCCGGATTTGTTGGATGTGAATAGAAAAATCAGCTTATCTAATCAGAATGCGACTTTAGAAGATATCCTTCAGGAAATATTTCCGAATGAGATCCGCCGGATAGAGGTAAAAGGAAACCAGATTAATCTCCAGCCATCAAAAGGCAAGGGAACGATTATGGGTAAAGTCCTGACAAGTGATGGTCTTCCTGCTGCATATGTAAATGTGGACATTGATAACAGAAAAGTTCAGGCAGATGAAAATGGCCATTTTAGTTTTACCAATGTGGAAGTTGGAACTTATAAAGTTAGCGCTAAGTATGTTGGCTTAAAAGGGCAGGAGCAAGAAGTTACTGTTGCGTCAAATGAAATAGTTAAGATTTCGTTTACGCTATACGAAGATATGAGAGCATTGCAGGAAGTAGTGGTCAATGGGGAACGCGTCAACAGGTTTGCAAATAAGACAACAGAATATGTGTCTCGTTTACCATTAACAAATCTGGAAAATCCACAGGTTTATAGTGTAGTGACCAAACAGCTGATGCAGGAACAGGTCACTGTAACGGTAGCAGATGCGTTGCGTAATGCTGGCGGGGCAGTAGCTGTTACCAATCCTTCTGGTGGCGTTAGTGCTTACTTCAGAGGTTTTGGAACAGGAATTAATGCCCGTAACGGGATGGAATCTACCTCAGACCGTTCTGCCGTAGATTTGGCAAATATTGAGCGTATTGAAGTTATGAAAGGTCCTTCTGGTACTTTGTTTGGTGCTTCTGTATCTTCTTTCGGTGGTGTGGTCAATGTGGTCACAAAAAAGCCAATAGAAGCCAAACGAACAGAAGTGAGCTATACAACAGGCAGCTTTGGTTTGAACCGGCTTACTATAGATGTCAATACACCATTAGATAAGGAGAAAAAAGTATTATTCAGGGTTAACGCGGCCTCGAACCGGGAAAGGAGTTTTCTTGATTACGGGTTTAACAATACTTTTTTATTTGCGCCAAGTATTACTTATCATGTGAATGAAAAGCTGACATTGAACGTGGATGCCGAATTGTTGCAGGTACACAATACACAGCCTATGAACTATGTATTCCGGTCTGCGGATATTAAGCAGCCCAGCGACCTGTTACTGGACTACAGGAAAACATTGTTTCATGATAATGTGGATGTGAAAAATTATGCTACACGTGTGTTTGCCGAAGCAGTTTATAAGTTGTCAGCTAATTTTAAGTCAACGACGCTTTTTTCTTTTGTATCTGAAAATGTGGATCATAGTTATCAGCGGCTTGTGATCTGGTCGTCACCAAGTATGGCTACAAGAGCTTCCTATGTATATGGTCCGGTTTATAACGGATACACAAATATTCAACAAAATTTTAACGGTAAGGTGAAAACAGGAGGTTTGACGCATAACCTTTTGATCGGAGCGAATTATCGTCACTATACTTCGAGTTTTCTATTTGCAGATATACAAACTATTGATAAGATTGACGTAACAAAGCCCTTTAAACCAATAGTTAGTCAGCAGATTGATAAGCTGGTAAGCTTTGAACCATTTCCTTCACCCACACAGCAGACTGCCAGTGTTTATGCATCAGATATGATTAATGTGTTGCCTCGCCTTTCGGCGATGTTATCACTACGGGTTGATCACTATAAGAGACAAGCAGTGGAAGGTGACGAAGATGGATTTAAGCAAACTTCTTTTGCACCTAAATTCGGTCTGGTTTACGAACTTATACCAAAATCGTTATCACTTTTTGCTAATTACATGAGTGGCTTTCAAAACGTCTCTCCAGTTTCACAACCTAATGGAACGCGACAAGTTTTAGATCCTTTATTTGCTACTCAGGCAGAGGGCGGTATCAAAGCGGAGCTTTTCGAAAAGAAATTGAGTTTTACAGCTAGCTATTACCGGATTAATATTGACAACGCTACACGTATGAATGAGGAACTGTTTACTATACAGGATGGTAAGCAGTTGAGCAAGGGAGTTGATTTGGAGTTAATTACACAACCACTGCCAGGTCTGAATATCCTTGCAGGTTATGCTTACAATGACAATCGTATAGTAAGAGCTGCTTTAGATGCTAAAATAGATGGTAACAAAGCCGGAAATGCACCGGAAAATGTAGCAAATTTCTGGGCTTCTTATACCTTCCAGAATCAACTTAAGGGACTGGGATTTGGTGCAGGTATGAATTACGTAGATAAAATGTATAAAGCTTCAGATAATCAGTTTTTTATTCCATCCTATACTTTGGCCAATGCTGTAGTATTTTATAACAGACAAGCTTGGGGTATACAGGTTAAAGCCAATAATATCTTTAATAAGAAATATTGGGACAGTTGGGCTAATTCACAAGCACCAGCAAATTTAGCAGTCAATCTCTCGTTCCGTTTTTAA
- a CDS encoding FecR family protein: MSLDHHLLEKYWAGLCTPAERKAVEQWMSEGIPEESYKLRSPEPESIMKDQLWQRIAQARQEENEIQQSAKIVRMPIWFRGFAITAILILTIGLGIYVLNNQSPATPLLVYQELVLPLGKKASITLSDGTKVYLNAGSRLRYPKNFSKTERRIFLNGEAFFEVAKNPEKPFYVQTKQTTTRVLGTRFNIQSWKGYFDKLNVEEGRVQFTAAGCIDTLILHANMQGVFDGHSLVQSVVNSANKIAWTKGVMVFNDTKLSEVTAELERWYAVQIHLSDPELANYRLKARFDNNPSLIDVLQGISFALNIKYQIKDKEVTLSR, encoded by the coding sequence ATGTCGCTAGATCATCATTTGTTAGAAAAATATTGGGCGGGTCTATGTACCCCAGCGGAACGGAAGGCAGTAGAGCAATGGATGTCTGAGGGAATACCTGAAGAATCTTACAAACTTCGTTCTCCGGAGCCAGAATCAATAATGAAAGATCAGTTATGGCAGCGTATTGCTCAGGCCAGGCAAGAAGAAAACGAAATCCAACAATCCGCTAAGATTGTCCGGATGCCGATCTGGTTCAGAGGGTTCGCAATTACTGCAATACTTATTTTAACAATTGGATTGGGCATATATGTCTTAAACAATCAATCTCCTGCTACCCCTTTATTAGTTTATCAGGAATTGGTTCTTCCACTTGGAAAAAAAGCGAGTATAACTTTGTCTGATGGAACTAAGGTATACCTCAATGCAGGAAGCAGGTTAAGATATCCAAAGAACTTTTCGAAAACAGAAAGAAGAATATTTCTGAATGGAGAAGCTTTTTTTGAAGTGGCAAAGAATCCTGAGAAACCATTCTATGTACAAACCAAACAGACAACTACACGTGTTTTGGGTACCCGATTTAATATTCAGAGTTGGAAAGGCTATTTCGATAAGTTAAATGTTGAAGAAGGCAGAGTACAGTTTACAGCAGCAGGATGCATAGATACCTTGATCTTGCACGCCAATATGCAGGGTGTGTTTGACGGTCACTCCCTTGTCCAGTCTGTGGTTAACAGTGCAAATAAGATTGCATGGACAAAGGGTGTCATGGTTTTTAACGACACTAAGTTAAGCGAGGTTACAGCTGAACTGGAACGTTGGTATGCCGTTCAAATCCATCTGAGTGATCCTGAATTAGCAAATTATAGATTGAAAGCCCGGTTTGATAATAATCCCTCATTAATTGATGTCCTGCAGGGTATCAGCTTTGCGCTTAATATAAAATACCAAATCAAAGATAAGGAGGTTACATTGTCCAGATAA
- a CDS encoding RNA polymerase sigma-70 factor — MGDKLLNQIDDASFRALFDLYWKPLVAFCQHHIKDDEIAMDIVQDIFHSLWRRRDGLQIETRMEYYLFRAARIKVSDYYREKFKRENQNHCLSENFCERINNTEETILFRDLDHFVDGLVNRLPCRCKQVYTLSRNSGLSIPEIAEQLEISEKTVEAHLTKALRFLKTYLH; from the coding sequence ATGGGTGATAAATTGCTGAATCAGATCGACGATGCAAGTTTTCGTGCCTTGTTCGATCTGTATTGGAAGCCACTGGTTGCTTTTTGTCAACACCATATCAAGGATGATGAGATTGCTATGGACATCGTCCAGGATATCTTTCATTCTCTCTGGAGACGCAGAGACGGTCTTCAGATCGAAACACGTATGGAATATTATTTGTTCCGTGCGGCCCGTATTAAAGTTAGTGACTATTACCGTGAAAAATTTAAACGAGAGAATCAGAACCATTGCCTTTCAGAAAATTTCTGTGAAAGGATTAACAATACAGAGGAAACCATTCTCTTCAGAGATCTGGATCATTTCGTTGATGGACTAGTTAACAGACTGCCCTGCAGGTGCAAACAAGTATATACTTTATCCCGGAATAGTGGCCTGAGTATACCTGAAATTGCTGAACAGCTTGAGATTTCTGAAAAAACTGTAGAAGCACATTTAACCAAAGCGTTACGCTTTCTTAAGACTTATTTGCATTAA
- a CDS encoding Crp/Fnr family transcriptional regulator: MDENKFGQLRKYLTNHIHVNDEMFSAFCSKFKFKTFQRNEILLKAGDICSHMYFVKSGCLRIFMLDAEGKESTRFLVFEDKFGTAFPSFTLQEPSLAFIQSLETSKVLYISYRDFQQLLNDYPEWERVYRINLEKDYIDSIKRIESLITVGAKDRYKLLISNNQTLIKRLSSKIVADYLGISQETLSRLKSKK; encoded by the coding sequence ATGGATGAAAATAAGTTCGGGCAATTGAGAAAGTATCTCACAAATCATATTCATGTTAATGATGAAATGTTTTCTGCTTTTTGTAGCAAATTTAAATTCAAAACTTTTCAGCGCAATGAAATACTGCTGAAAGCGGGTGATATCTGCTCCCATATGTATTTCGTAAAAAGTGGATGTCTTCGAATTTTTATGTTGGATGCCGAAGGTAAAGAATCGACACGTTTTCTTGTATTTGAAGATAAATTCGGCACAGCTTTTCCAAGCTTCACCCTACAGGAGCCTTCTTTAGCATTTATCCAGAGTTTGGAGACATCCAAAGTTTTATACATCAGTTATCGCGATTTTCAACAACTGCTTAATGATTACCCCGAATGGGAAAGGGTATATCGGATCAACCTTGAAAAAGACTATATAGACTCTATCAAAAGAATTGAAAGTTTAATCACTGTTGGTGCTAAAGACCGTTATAAACTGTTGATAAGTAATAACCAGACGCTAATCAAAAGACTATCCTCAAAAATTGTTGCCGATTATCTGGGTATATCTCAGGAAACATTGAGCAGGCTCAAGTCAAAAAAATGA
- a CDS encoding alpha/beta hydrolase family protein: protein MFKKITFLIIFLPYITFAQSSAIGQKTFYYKDSVRNRPVITEIWYPTDADINKAYTPPEYPFIRISTIHNAPVPRKKTPLIMLSHGTGGGRLNMEWLAIILVKRGFIVAAVDHWGNTYDHKIAMDFVTPWKRAQDISFALTQLLQTRELDQAIDSERIGAAGFSIGGYTVIALAGAKLDLEALTNFTETPLGLKEFALPEFPNLKAMINKEEVKASFQKATNLKDKRIKAFFAICPAIGQGFTTQKQFESIHDPVYIVGAQSDSITPIKTNALHYQKMIKQSKLLIIPGKTGHYVFLNEAKSQLKENERLFFTDDKTVNRNAVHQQVGNEAASFFHNVLDGN from the coding sequence ATGTTTAAGAAAATTACTTTTTTAATAATATTTCTACCCTATATTACTTTTGCCCAAAGTTCCGCTATTGGCCAAAAGACCTTTTACTATAAGGACTCAGTAAGGAACAGACCAGTAATCACCGAAATTTGGTATCCTACAGATGCAGACATCAATAAAGCGTATACGCCTCCCGAATATCCTTTTATTCGCATCTCAACTATTCATAACGCCCCTGTTCCCCGAAAAAAAACACCATTGATCATGCTTTCACATGGGACTGGTGGAGGGCGCTTAAATATGGAATGGCTAGCCATTATACTTGTTAAGAGAGGATTCATTGTTGCCGCGGTTGACCATTGGGGAAACACTTATGATCATAAAATAGCGATGGATTTTGTGACCCCATGGAAGAGGGCGCAGGATATTAGCTTTGCTTTGACTCAGTTATTGCAAACCAGGGAGCTTGATCAGGCAATTGACAGCGAGCGTATTGGTGCAGCCGGTTTTTCCATAGGTGGCTATACTGTTATTGCGCTTGCGGGTGCTAAACTAGATTTGGAGGCTTTAACTAATTTTACTGAAACGCCTCTTGGTTTGAAAGAATTTGCATTGCCCGAATTCCCTAACCTTAAAGCAATGATCAATAAGGAAGAGGTCAAGGCTTCATTCCAAAAAGCTACTAACCTGAAGGATAAACGAATAAAAGCTTTTTTTGCTATTTGTCCCGCAATTGGTCAGGGATTTACGACTCAAAAACAGTTTGAATCTATTCATGACCCTGTTTATATCGTTGGAGCACAAAGCGATAGTATTACCCCAATAAAAACAAATGCTTTACATTATCAAAAGATGATCAAACAATCAAAACTATTAATCATACCAGGCAAAACAGGCCATTATGTATTTTTAAATGAGGCCAAAAGTCAATTGAAAGAAAATGAGAGGCTATTTTTCACAGACGACAAAACCGTAAACAGAAATGCTGTACATCAGCAAGTGGGTAACGAAGCCGCATCTTTTTTCCATAATGTTTTAGATGGTAATTAA
- a CDS encoding glycoside hydrolase family 9 protein, which yields MKSRFYNALFILFSLNLTGALAQETENSNIFLDQSGFYPNLDKSAIITSAVSENSFDLVTLPGRKRVYTGSMSEAKSTGYSDIKVRIADFSDFDRPGTYLIRIPGVGESPAFSIADHVHQELAVAALKAFYYQRASSTLDKNYAGKWYRASGHPDTSVHIHPSAVSKNRKADSRINVEGGWYDAGDYNKYIVNSGISTATLLSAYEDFPDYFLSLKASIPNAKNKVPDILTEAICNLRWMLKMQDPDDGGVYNKCTNLDFDAMIMPAQALSARYVVAKGTAAALNMAGVAAQASRILRDFPEQYPGLADSCLSAAVLAWNWSIKNPNLAYDQDLMNKMFNLKVSTGAYGDKNFEDEWIWASAELLTSTGEKKYFDAFFSRLNAPVSLPGWNNVGILGYYSLIRCQSKLPGVYQSMTSILKKKVLTIADRYLVARKTNAYGIVMGSSLSDFVWGSNSVATNQGVLLINAYLFTQNKAYLNGAVGNLDYILGRNATGYSFVTGIGTKSPMNPHHRPSFADGVVDPVPGLLVGGPNREKQDGLKYKYAEPELSYLDDVASYASNEIAINWNAPLVYLANALECLQKTGNNNAK from the coding sequence ATGAAATCTAGATTTTACAATGCTCTTTTTATACTTTTCAGTCTGAACTTAACTGGTGCGCTTGCACAGGAGACTGAAAACTCCAATATCTTCTTAGATCAGTCAGGATTTTATCCGAATTTAGATAAAAGTGCTATAATAACCAGTGCTGTTTCCGAAAACAGTTTCGATCTGGTTACCTTACCAGGCAGGAAGCGGGTTTATACGGGATCAATGTCTGAGGCGAAAAGCACAGGATATTCCGATATTAAGGTCAGGATAGCAGATTTTAGTGACTTTGACCGGCCGGGAACCTACTTGATCCGAATTCCAGGAGTTGGTGAATCTCCGGCTTTCAGTATTGCAGATCATGTGCATCAAGAGCTTGCAGTAGCGGCGCTGAAAGCATTTTATTACCAACGGGCTTCTTCAACGCTTGATAAAAATTATGCGGGAAAGTGGTACCGGGCTTCCGGTCATCCGGATACGTCGGTTCATATTCATCCATCAGCCGTCTCTAAAAACCGTAAGGCAGATAGCCGGATTAATGTTGAAGGAGGGTGGTATGATGCAGGTGATTACAATAAGTATATTGTCAACAGTGGAATTTCTACTGCAACTTTACTTTCAGCCTACGAAGACTTTCCTGACTATTTTCTTAGTCTGAAAGCCAGCATTCCAAATGCGAAAAATAAGGTGCCGGACATATTGACCGAGGCCATCTGCAATTTACGCTGGATGCTGAAAATGCAGGATCCTGATGACGGAGGTGTATATAATAAATGTACAAATCTTGATTTCGATGCGATGATTATGCCAGCGCAAGCTTTATCTGCCCGCTATGTAGTCGCAAAAGGTACTGCCGCAGCGCTTAATATGGCCGGGGTTGCAGCTCAAGCATCCCGTATCTTAAGGGATTTTCCTGAACAATATCCCGGGTTGGCGGATAGTTGTCTTTCTGCCGCTGTTCTGGCGTGGAATTGGTCCATCAAAAATCCGAATTTGGCTTACGACCAGGATCTGATGAACAAAATGTTCAACCTGAAGGTAAGTACGGGTGCTTATGGGGATAAAAATTTCGAAGATGAATGGATCTGGGCTTCTGCAGAACTACTGACATCTACCGGTGAGAAAAAATATTTTGATGCTTTTTTTTCGCGACTGAATGCACCTGTGAGTTTACCAGGATGGAATAACGTTGGTATCTTAGGGTATTATTCCCTGATCAGATGTCAAAGTAAACTTCCCGGAGTGTATCAAAGTATGACCAGTATCTTAAAGAAAAAAGTACTTACTATTGCAGATCGTTACCTCGTGGCCCGGAAAACTAATGCCTATGGTATAGTGATGGGTAGTTCGCTTTCTGACTTTGTATGGGGAAGCAATTCTGTTGCCACGAATCAAGGGGTACTGCTCATCAATGCTTATTTATTTACACAAAATAAAGCTTACCTGAATGGGGCAGTTGGTAATCTGGATTATATTTTGGGAAGAAATGCAACTGGTTATTCTTTTGTAACTGGTATTGGTACCAAATCGCCCATGAATCCACATCACCGGCCGTCTTTTGCAGATGGTGTTGTTGACCCGGTTCCTGGACTGCTTGTTGGCGGACCTAATCGGGAAAAGCAGGATGGATTAAAATATAAATATGCGGAGCCGGAACTATCCTATCTGGATGATGTTGCCTCTTATGCAAGTAATGAAATTGCTATCAATTGGAATGCTCCTCTGGTTTATCTTGCAAATGCGCTGGAATGTTTACAAAAGACAGGAAATAATAATGCAAAGTAA